The proteins below are encoded in one region of Eulemur rufifrons isolate Redbay chromosome 2, OSU_ERuf_1, whole genome shotgun sequence:
- the SLC25A29 gene encoding mitochondrial basic amino acids transporter isoform X2: MGLTFINAVVFGVQGNTLRALGRDSPLNQFLAGAAAGAIQCVVCCPMELAKTRLQLQDAGAARAYRGSLDCLAQTYRREGLRGVNRGMVATLLRETPSFGVYFLAYDVLTRALGCEPGDRLLVPKLLLAGGTAGIASWLSTYPVDVVKSRLQADGLRGAPRYRGILDCVRQSYQAEGWRVFTRGLASTLLRAFPVNAATFATVTVVLTYVRGEEARPEGEAVPAAPAAAAAAAPSLAQPSSL, from the coding sequence ATGGGGCTCACCTTCATCAACGCGGTCGTGTTCGGCGTGCAGGGCAACACGCTGCGGGCGCTGGGCCGCGACTCTCCGCTCAACCAGTTCCTGGCGGGCGCGGCGGCCGGCGCCATCCAGTGCGTCGTCTGCTGCCCGATGGAGCTGGCCAAGACGCGCCTGCAGCTGCAGGACGCGGGCGCGGCGCGCGCCTACCGGGGCTCCCTGGACTGCCTGGCGCAGACCTACCGGCGCGAGGGCCTGCGCGGCGTCAACCGGGGCATGGTGGCCACGCTGCTCCGCGAGACGCCCAGCTTCGGCGTCTACTTCCTCGCCTACGACGTGCTGACACGCGCGCTGGGCTGCGAGCCGGGCGACCGCCTGCTGGTGCCCAAACTGCTGCTGGCGGGCGGCACGGCGGGCATCGCGTCCTGGCTCTCCACCTACCCCGTGGACGTGGTCAAGTCGCGGCTGCAGGCCGACGGGCTGCGGGGCGCCCCGCGCTACCGCGGCATCCTCGACTGCGTGCGCCAGAGCTACCAGGCCGAGGGCTGGCGCGTCTTCACGCGGGGGCTGGCGTCCACGCTGCTGCGCGCCTTCCCGGTCAACGCTGCCACCTTCGCTACTGTCACCGTGGTGCTCACCTATGTGCGGGGCGAGGAGGCCCGGCCGGAGGGCGAGGCTGTGCCCGCTGCCCCGGCTGCTGCTGCGGCTGCGGcgccctccctggcccagccctccAGCCTGTGA
- the SLC25A29 gene encoding mitochondrial basic amino acids transporter isoform X1: protein MGGWPCHILEFRTPQKATWVPASRIRPWASSRDPPGSSERRARGAGCSGLPTFHGALSLQVRLQVQSVEKPQYRGTLHCFRSIIKQESVLGLYKGLGSPLMGLTFINAVVFGVQGNTLRALGRDSPLNQFLAGAAAGAIQCVVCCPMELAKTRLQLQDAGAARAYRGSLDCLAQTYRREGLRGVNRGMVATLLRETPSFGVYFLAYDVLTRALGCEPGDRLLVPKLLLAGGTAGIASWLSTYPVDVVKSRLQADGLRGAPRYRGILDCVRQSYQAEGWRVFTRGLASTLLRAFPVNAATFATVTVVLTYVRGEEARPEGEAVPAAPAAAAAAAPSLAQPSSL, encoded by the exons CAGAAAGCTACTTGGGTCCCTGCCTCACGCATCCGGCCGTGGGCCTCCTCGAGAGACCCTCCGGGCAGTTCTGAGCGCCGGGCCAGGGGAGCTGGGTGCTCCGGCCTGCCCACCTTTCACGGGGCCCTCTCCTTGCAGGTGCGGCTTCAGGTCCAGAGCGTGGAAAAGCCCCAGTACCGAGGCACCCTGCACTGCTTCCGGTCCATCATCAAGCAGGAGAGC GTGCTGGGCCTGTACAAGGGCCTGGGCTCGCCCCTCATGGGGCTCACCTTCATCAACGCGGTCGTGTTCGGCGTGCAGGGCAACACGCTGCGGGCGCTGGGCCGCGACTCTCCGCTCAACCAGTTCCTGGCGGGCGCGGCGGCCGGCGCCATCCAGTGCGTCGTCTGCTGCCCGATGGAGCTGGCCAAGACGCGCCTGCAGCTGCAGGACGCGGGCGCGGCGCGCGCCTACCGGGGCTCCCTGGACTGCCTGGCGCAGACCTACCGGCGCGAGGGCCTGCGCGGCGTCAACCGGGGCATGGTGGCCACGCTGCTCCGCGAGACGCCCAGCTTCGGCGTCTACTTCCTCGCCTACGACGTGCTGACACGCGCGCTGGGCTGCGAGCCGGGCGACCGCCTGCTGGTGCCCAAACTGCTGCTGGCGGGCGGCACGGCGGGCATCGCGTCCTGGCTCTCCACCTACCCCGTGGACGTGGTCAAGTCGCGGCTGCAGGCCGACGGGCTGCGGGGCGCCCCGCGCTACCGCGGCATCCTCGACTGCGTGCGCCAGAGCTACCAGGCCGAGGGCTGGCGCGTCTTCACGCGGGGGCTGGCGTCCACGCTGCTGCGCGCCTTCCCGGTCAACGCTGCCACCTTCGCTACTGTCACCGTGGTGCTCACCTATGTGCGGGGCGAGGAGGCCCGGCCGGAGGGCGAGGCTGTGCCCGCTGCCCCGGCTGCTGCTGCGGCTGCGGcgccctccctggcccagccctccAGCCTGTGA